One region of Carbonactinospora thermoautotrophica genomic DNA includes:
- a CDS encoding aldo/keto reductase, whose amino-acid sequence MRYVHLGRSGLLVSRLCLGTMNFGPEVGEAESHTIMDRALEQGINFFDTADVYGWGENKGRTEQIIGSWFAKGGGRREKTVLATKVYGKMSDWPNDSHLSARHIRLACDASLRRLRTDYIDLYQLHHVDRATPWDEIWEAMELLRQQGKIIYVGTSNHAGWHIAQASEAARRRGVLGLASEQHLYNLLERTPELEVLPACQAYGLGVLPWSPLHGGALGGIVRRADAGRRSSGGRGAEALARHRERIEAYEAFCADLGAEPAAVALAWLLHQPAVTAPIIGPRTVEQLDGALRALDVTLDADALARLDEIFPGPGGPAPEAYAW is encoded by the coding sequence ATGCGGTACGTCCACCTGGGCCGGTCCGGGCTGCTCGTGAGCCGACTGTGCCTCGGCACGATGAACTTCGGGCCGGAGGTCGGCGAGGCCGAGTCGCACACGATCATGGACCGGGCCCTGGAGCAGGGGATCAACTTCTTCGACACCGCCGACGTGTACGGCTGGGGCGAGAACAAGGGCCGCACCGAGCAGATCATCGGCAGCTGGTTCGCGAAAGGAGGGGGCCGGCGCGAGAAGACCGTGCTCGCCACCAAGGTGTACGGGAAGATGAGCGACTGGCCCAACGACTCGCACCTGTCCGCCCGGCACATCCGGCTCGCCTGCGACGCTTCCCTGCGCCGGCTGCGCACCGACTACATCGACCTGTACCAGCTGCACCACGTGGACCGGGCCACGCCGTGGGACGAGATCTGGGAGGCGATGGAGCTGCTGCGCCAGCAAGGCAAGATCATCTACGTGGGCACCTCCAACCACGCCGGGTGGCACATCGCCCAGGCCTCGGAGGCGGCCCGCCGACGGGGGGTGCTCGGGCTGGCCAGCGAGCAGCACCTGTACAACCTGCTGGAACGCACGCCCGAGCTGGAGGTGCTGCCCGCCTGCCAGGCGTACGGGCTTGGTGTGCTGCCCTGGTCGCCGCTGCACGGCGGGGCGCTCGGGGGGATCGTGCGGCGAGCGGACGCCGGGCGGCGCAGCAGCGGGGGCCGGGGCGCGGAGGCGTTGGCCCGGCACCGGGAACGGATCGAGGCGTACGAGGCGTTCTGTGCCGACCTGGGTGCGGAACCGGCGGCGGTGGCGCTCGCCTGGCTGCTGCACCAGCCCGCGGTGACCGCGCCCATCATCGGCCCGCGCACGGTCGAGCAGTTGGACGGGGCGCTGCGGGCGCTGGACGTGACGCTGGACGCGGACGCGCTGGCCCGGTTGGACGAGATCTTCCCGGGCCCGGGCGGCCCGGCGCCGGAAGCGTACGCCTGGTAA
- a CDS encoding TrmB family transcriptional regulator translates to MLEPAGISADEECVYRYMIVNPPAPEETIARGVRLSSERVREALRRLESKGLVSRAPGPEEIFVPAPPDLAIEPLILRHQHQLQLMRAGVARLAEEYRAAQGLRGATPLVDVVVGAEAIEHRLQQLQESAREEILGLAKPPVVVTDVNKTELRQLAQGVRYRALYDRSVLEQPGDLWEIERYVKAGEEARVMDGVPIKLIIADRHMALLPLQNRQLDRQEPSAIVVHPSGLLDSLVALFEVLWSLATPIFCDGPTVTEGDARLSDVDLRLISLMRAGLTDEAIAKQLGQSKRTVLRRVRRLMDLTRTDTRFQLGYKVAENGWI, encoded by the coding sequence ATGCTCGAGCCCGCCGGCATCAGTGCCGACGAGGAGTGCGTGTACCGGTACATGATCGTGAACCCGCCGGCGCCGGAGGAGACGATCGCGCGGGGAGTCAGGCTGTCCAGCGAGCGGGTGCGCGAGGCGCTGCGACGGCTGGAGAGCAAGGGCCTGGTCAGCCGCGCGCCCGGACCGGAGGAGATCTTCGTCCCGGCGCCGCCCGATCTGGCGATCGAGCCGCTCATCCTGCGTCACCAGCACCAGCTCCAGCTCATGCGGGCCGGAGTGGCCCGGCTCGCCGAGGAGTACCGGGCGGCGCAGGGCCTGCGCGGCGCCACCCCGCTGGTGGACGTGGTGGTCGGCGCGGAGGCGATCGAGCACCGCCTCCAGCAGCTCCAGGAGAGCGCGCGGGAGGAGATCCTGGGGCTCGCCAAGCCGCCTGTGGTGGTCACCGACGTCAACAAGACCGAGCTGCGGCAGCTCGCCCAGGGCGTGCGGTACCGCGCCCTGTACGACCGCAGCGTGCTGGAGCAGCCGGGCGACCTGTGGGAGATCGAGCGGTACGTCAAGGCGGGCGAGGAGGCCCGGGTGATGGACGGCGTGCCGATCAAACTGATCATCGCCGACCGGCACATGGCGCTGCTGCCGCTGCAGAACCGGCAGCTCGACCGTCAGGAGCCGAGCGCGATCGTCGTCCACCCGTCTGGGCTGCTGGACTCGCTGGTCGCGCTGTTCGAGGTGCTGTGGTCGCTGGCCACCCCGATCTTCTGCGACGGGCCGACGGTGACCGAGGGGGACGCCCGGCTGTCCGACGTGGACCTGCGGCTGATCTCGCTGATGCGCGCCGGGCTCACCGACGAGGCGATCGCCAAGCAACTCGGCCAGAGCAAGCGGACCGTGCTGCGGCGGGTGCGCCGCCTGATGGACCTGACCCGGACCGACACCCGCTTCCAACTTGGGTACAAAGTCGCCGAGAACGGTTGGATATGA
- a CDS encoding class I SAM-dependent methyltransferase, which produces MPEPLAPALARLRPALLDPDGLVRAVASGRRRGSSVPYRRVELRPVELKAGRRLQVVAYDERQAHTRNAAYGPEAERAVDELLATPFGNWRVETTRGTVQLRVTKKGEAQVHRSARAAAQRLAHDRAKPRLLDPEDEFWRVVGIATPDGRVKPSRQDKFRQVEEFLRALEPVLTAVADRLARPVRVVDLGCGNAYLTFAAYRYLTRYRDLPVELVGVDVKRQARERNTKLAADLGWAGHMRFVEGTIRDAPVEGADVVLALHACDTATDEALARAIRWRAQVVLAAPCCHHDVQRQLRERAAPGPYQLLTRHGILRERFADVLTDALRAAILRLSGYRVEVVEFVPSEHTPRNVLLRAVRTGAPPTEELVAEYAELTRAWGVQPRLARLLELTPESTQW; this is translated from the coding sequence ATGCCAGAACCGCTAGCTCCCGCGCTCGCTCGGCTGCGACCGGCGCTGCTCGACCCGGACGGCCTGGTGCGCGCCGTCGCGTCCGGGCGGCGGCGCGGCTCGAGCGTGCCGTACCGCCGGGTGGAGCTGCGGCCCGTGGAGCTGAAGGCCGGCCGGCGACTCCAGGTCGTCGCGTACGACGAGCGTCAGGCCCACACGCGCAACGCCGCCTACGGCCCGGAGGCGGAGCGCGCCGTCGACGAGCTGCTCGCCACCCCGTTCGGCAACTGGCGCGTGGAGACCACCCGCGGCACGGTGCAGCTGCGCGTCACCAAGAAGGGCGAGGCCCAGGTGCACCGGTCGGCGCGGGCCGCCGCCCAGCGGCTCGCCCACGACCGGGCCAAGCCGCGCCTGCTCGACCCGGAGGACGAGTTCTGGCGCGTGGTCGGCATCGCCACGCCCGACGGGCGGGTCAAGCCGTCTCGGCAGGACAAGTTCCGGCAGGTCGAGGAGTTCCTGCGGGCGCTGGAGCCGGTGCTGACCGCGGTGGCGGACCGGCTGGCGCGCCCGGTGCGCGTCGTCGACCTGGGCTGCGGCAACGCGTACCTGACGTTCGCCGCGTACCGGTACCTCACCCGCTACCGCGACCTGCCGGTCGAGCTGGTCGGCGTGGACGTGAAGCGGCAGGCCCGGGAGCGCAACACCAAGCTCGCCGCCGACCTGGGCTGGGCCGGGCACATGCGTTTCGTCGAGGGCACGATCCGCGATGCGCCGGTCGAGGGCGCCGACGTGGTGCTGGCGCTGCACGCCTGCGACACCGCCACCGACGAGGCGCTGGCCCGCGCGATCCGCTGGCGGGCGCAGGTCGTGCTGGCCGCGCCGTGCTGCCACCACGACGTGCAGCGTCAGCTCCGCGAGCGCGCCGCCCCCGGCCCGTACCAGCTGCTCACCCGGCACGGCATCCTGCGCGAGCGGTTCGCGGACGTGCTGACCGACGCGCTGCGGGCGGCGATCCTGCGGCTGTCCGGATACCGCGTCGAGGTCGTCGAGTTCGTGCCCAGCGAGCACACCCCACGCAACGTGCTGCTGCGCGCGGTCCGCACCGGGGCGCCGCCGACCGAGGAGCTGGTGGCCGAGTACGCGGAGCTGACCCGCGCCTGGGGCGTCCAGCCGCGGCTGGCCCGGCTGCTGGAGCTGACCCCGGAGTCGACACAGTGGTGA
- the serC gene encoding phosphoserine transaminase produces MPEIKIPEDIKPADGRFGSGPSKVRPEALAALAESGARYLGTSHRQAPVKSLVRRVREGVRELFSLPEGYEVVLGNGGTTAFWDIAAFGLIHAKSQHLSFGEFSSKFAKVTKKAPFLAEPSVIESEPGTHPLPVAEAGVDAYCFTHNETSTGVAMPIKRVAGADEDALVLVDATSGAGGLPVDPAEFDVYYFAPQKCFAADGGLWVAVFSPAALARVTQIAESGRYVPHFYDLTTAIDNSRKDQTYNTPAVATLFLLVQQLDWLNENGGLAWATARTADSATRLYTWADKAAYATPFVADPAQRSQVVGTIDFVEGVDASVVAKVLRANGIVDTEPYRKLGRNQLRIAMFPAVDPTDVEALTACIDYVVERLG; encoded by the coding sequence ATCCCTGAGATCAAGATCCCCGAAGACATCAAGCCCGCCGACGGCCGGTTCGGCTCCGGCCCCTCCAAGGTGCGCCCCGAGGCCCTGGCCGCGCTCGCCGAGTCCGGCGCCAGGTACCTCGGCACCTCCCACCGCCAGGCCCCGGTGAAGTCGCTCGTCCGCCGGGTGCGGGAGGGCGTGCGCGAGCTGTTCTCGCTGCCCGAGGGGTACGAGGTGGTGCTGGGCAACGGCGGCACGACGGCGTTCTGGGACATCGCGGCGTTCGGCCTGATCCACGCGAAGTCCCAGCACCTGTCCTTCGGCGAGTTCTCCAGCAAGTTCGCGAAGGTCACCAAGAAGGCCCCGTTCCTGGCCGAGCCGTCGGTCATCGAGTCCGAGCCCGGCACGCACCCGCTGCCGGTCGCCGAGGCGGGCGTGGACGCGTACTGCTTCACGCACAACGAGACCTCGACCGGGGTGGCCATGCCGATCAAGCGGGTCGCGGGCGCGGACGAGGACGCGCTGGTGCTGGTGGACGCGACCTCCGGCGCGGGCGGCCTGCCGGTGGACCCGGCCGAGTTCGACGTCTACTACTTCGCGCCGCAGAAGTGCTTCGCCGCCGACGGCGGGCTGTGGGTCGCGGTGTTCTCGCCCGCCGCGCTCGCCCGGGTGACACAGATCGCCGAGTCCGGCCGGTACGTGCCGCACTTCTACGACCTCACCACCGCGATCGACAACTCGCGCAAGGACCAGACGTACAACACGCCCGCGGTCGCCACGCTGTTCCTGCTCGTCCAGCAGCTCGACTGGCTCAACGAGAACGGCGGCCTGGCGTGGGCGACGGCCCGTACCGCGGACTCGGCCACCCGGCTGTACACGTGGGCGGACAAGGCCGCGTACGCCACCCCGTTCGTGGCGGACCCCGCGCAGCGCTCGCAGGTCGTCGGCACGATCGACTTCGTCGAGGGCGTGGACGCGTCCGTGGTGGCCAAGGTGCTGCGCGCCAACGGGATCGTGGACACCGAGCCGTACCGGAAGCTGGGCCGCAACCAACTGCGGATCGCCATGTTCCCGGCGGTGGACCCGACGGACGTGGAGGCGCTCACGGCCTGCATCGACTACGTGGTCGAGCGTCTGGGCTAG
- a CDS encoding citrate synthase 2, whose product MSDFVPGLEGVVAFETEIAEPDREGGALRYRGVDIEDLVGRVTFGNVWGLLVDGKFNPGLPPAEPFPIPIHSGDVRVDVQSALAMLAPVWGLKPLYDIDEAQAREDLARAAVMALSFVAQAARGLDKPMVPQKEIDKAETIVERFMIRWRGEVDPKHVKAIDAYWTSAAEHGMNASTFTARVIASTGADVAACLSGAVGAMSGPLHGGAPSRVLHMIEEVERTGDAEKYVKSLLDRGERLMGFGHRVYRAEDPRARVLRRTAKELGAPRYEVASALEKAALEELRARKPDRVLQTNVEFWAAIVLDFAEVPPHLFTSMFTCARTAGWSAHILEQKRTGRLVRPSARYVGPGTRRPEDVEGYEKAIRIG is encoded by the coding sequence ATGTCCGACTTCGTACCCGGTCTCGAAGGAGTAGTTGCATTCGAGACCGAGATCGCAGAGCCGGACAGAGAAGGGGGCGCGCTTCGGTACCGCGGGGTCGACATCGAGGACCTGGTCGGACGCGTCACCTTCGGCAACGTGTGGGGGCTGCTCGTCGACGGCAAGTTCAACCCCGGCCTACCGCCGGCGGAGCCGTTCCCGATCCCGATCCATTCCGGCGACGTACGGGTCGACGTACAGAGCGCGCTCGCGATGCTCGCCCCTGTCTGGGGTCTCAAACCCCTGTACGACATCGACGAAGCGCAGGCGCGTGAGGACCTGGCCCGGGCCGCCGTGATGGCGCTGTCGTTCGTGGCCCAGGCCGCCCGCGGCCTCGACAAGCCGATGGTGCCGCAGAAGGAGATCGACAAGGCGGAGACCATCGTCGAGCGGTTCATGATCCGTTGGCGCGGCGAGGTCGACCCCAAACACGTCAAGGCGATCGACGCGTACTGGACCTCGGCCGCCGAGCACGGCATGAACGCCTCCACCTTCACCGCCCGGGTCATCGCCTCCACCGGCGCGGACGTGGCCGCCTGCCTGTCCGGCGCGGTCGGCGCCATGTCCGGCCCGCTGCACGGCGGCGCCCCGTCCCGGGTGCTCCACATGATCGAGGAGGTGGAGCGCACCGGTGACGCCGAAAAGTACGTCAAGAGCCTGCTCGACCGCGGCGAGCGGCTGATGGGCTTCGGTCACCGCGTGTACCGGGCCGAGGACCCGCGGGCGCGGGTGCTGCGCCGCACCGCCAAGGAGCTGGGCGCGCCGCGGTACGAGGTGGCGTCCGCACTGGAGAAGGCCGCCCTGGAGGAACTGCGGGCCCGCAAGCCGGACCGCGTGCTGCAGACCAACGTCGAGTTCTGGGCGGCGATCGTCCTCGACTTCGCCGAGGTGCCCCCGCACCTGTTCACCTCGATGTTCACCTGTGCGCGTACGGCCGGGTGGAGCGCCCACATCCTGGAGCAGAAGCGCACCGGCCGGCTGGTGCGCCCCTCGGCCCGGTACGTCGGTCCGGGAACGCGCAGGCCGGAGGATGTCGAGGGCTACGAGAAGGCCATCCGCATCGGCTGA
- the pdxH gene encoding pyridoxamine 5'-phosphate oxidase, with product MDMAQLAAMRRAYRTAGIDVGDLDPNPYIQLERWLKDAIHAELPEPNAMVLATASADGWPSARTVLLKAYDENGLVFYTNYGSRKGRELAENPRACVVFPWHDLDRQVIVAGRVEKVSREETEAYFRTRPHGSQLGAWASRQSEVIPSRDVIERRYAELARRWPEGTQVPVPDFWGGYRLRAERFEFWQGRDNRLHDRLRYRLADGSWLVERLSP from the coding sequence ATGGACATGGCCCAGCTGGCCGCGATGCGCCGCGCCTACCGCACCGCCGGGATCGACGTCGGAGACCTCGACCCCAACCCCTACATCCAGCTCGAGCGCTGGCTCAAGGACGCCATCCACGCCGAGCTGCCCGAGCCGAACGCGATGGTGCTGGCGACCGCCTCCGCCGACGGCTGGCCCAGCGCCCGCACCGTGCTGCTCAAGGCGTACGACGAGAACGGCCTGGTCTTCTACACCAACTACGGCTCCCGCAAGGGCCGGGAGCTGGCCGAGAACCCGCGGGCCTGCGTGGTCTTTCCCTGGCACGACCTCGATCGGCAGGTCATCGTCGCCGGGCGGGTCGAGAAGGTGAGCCGGGAGGAGACCGAGGCGTACTTCCGGACGCGGCCCCACGGCTCGCAGCTCGGCGCCTGGGCCAGCCGGCAGTCGGAGGTGATCCCCTCCCGTGACGTGATCGAACGCCGGTACGCGGAGCTGGCCCGCCGGTGGCCGGAGGGCACCCAGGTGCCGGTGCCGGACTTCTGGGGCGGGTACCGGTTGCGCGCCGAGCGGTTCGAGTTCTGGCAGGGCCGGGACAACCGGCTGCATGACCGGCTGCGCTACCGGCTCGCCGACGGCTCCTGGCTGGTCGAGCGGCTCAGCCCCTGA
- a CDS encoding UdgX family uracil-DNA binding protein (This protein belongs to the uracil DNA glycosylase superfamily, members of which act in excision repair of DNA. However, it belongs more specifically to UdgX branch, whose founding member was found to bind uracil in DNA (where it does not belong), without cleaving it, appears to promote DNA repair by a pathway involving RecA, rather than base excision.) — translation MPAVKQRPERPGAQHWIPPGADLDQLREAARACRGCELYENATQTVFGAGSPTARVVLVGEQPGDQEDRQGLPFVGPAGRLLDRALAEVGIERADAYVTNAVKHFRFTQSGPGKRRLHQTPDMGHITACKPWLQAELAILDPEVIIALGATAGRALLGPSFRVTKQRGMLIPWPTDAGEEGTRRSAFVVATVHPSAVLRADDRESAYAGLVADLRVAAEVLH, via the coding sequence ATGCCCGCAGTGAAGCAACGTCCCGAGCGTCCGGGCGCTCAGCACTGGATCCCCCCGGGCGCGGATCTCGACCAGCTACGCGAGGCCGCCCGGGCGTGCCGCGGCTGCGAACTGTACGAGAACGCCACCCAGACCGTGTTCGGCGCGGGATCGCCCACCGCTCGCGTCGTGCTCGTGGGCGAGCAGCCCGGCGACCAGGAGGACCGGCAGGGCCTGCCGTTCGTCGGCCCGGCCGGGCGGCTGCTCGACCGGGCGCTGGCCGAGGTCGGCATCGAGCGTGCGGACGCGTACGTCACCAACGCGGTCAAGCACTTCCGGTTCACCCAGAGCGGGCCGGGCAAGCGGCGCCTCCACCAGACTCCGGACATGGGCCACATCACGGCCTGCAAGCCCTGGTTGCAGGCCGAGCTGGCCATCCTCGACCCCGAGGTGATCATCGCGCTGGGGGCCACCGCGGGCCGGGCGCTGCTGGGCCCGTCGTTCCGGGTCACCAAACAGCGGGGCATGCTGATCCCGTGGCCGACGGACGCCGGGGAGGAGGGAACGCGCCGCTCCGCGTTCGTCGTCGCCACGGTCCACCCGTCCGCGGTGCTGCGGGCCGACGACCGCGAGTCGGCGTACGCCGGTCTCGTGGCCGACCTGCGCGTCGCGGCGGAAGTGCTCCACTGA
- a CDS encoding metal-dependent transcriptional regulator, translated as MSELIDTTEMYLRTIYELEEEGIVPLRARIAERLGQSGPTVSQTVARMQRDGLLTVEGDRHLELTKEGRALATRVMRKHRLAERMLVDIIGLDWEQVHAEACRWEHVMSEAVERRLLQLLNHPTESPFGNPIPGLEELGEEKQAEDFKEGGLVSLATVLHQAPRRVIIRRIGEPVQTDMRIMHALRRAGVHPGAVVGVERSLGGGVLIGSHGETAELDLGVASHIFVAAR; from the coding sequence GTGAGTGAGCTGATCGACACCACGGAGATGTACCTCCGCACCATCTACGAGCTGGAGGAAGAGGGCATCGTGCCGCTCCGAGCCCGGATCGCCGAGCGGCTGGGCCAGAGCGGTCCCACGGTGAGCCAGACCGTCGCGCGCATGCAGCGGGACGGCCTGCTGACGGTGGAGGGCGATCGACACCTGGAACTCACCAAGGAGGGGCGTGCCCTCGCCACCCGGGTCATGCGCAAGCACCGGCTCGCCGAGCGGATGCTGGTCGACATCATCGGCCTGGACTGGGAACAGGTACACGCCGAAGCGTGCCGCTGGGAGCACGTGATGAGCGAAGCGGTGGAGCGTCGGCTGCTGCAGCTGCTCAACCACCCCACCGAGTCGCCGTTCGGCAACCCCATCCCCGGGTTGGAGGAACTCGGCGAGGAGAAGCAGGCTGAGGACTTCAAGGAGGGCGGCCTGGTCAGCCTCGCCACCGTCCTCCACCAGGCGCCGCGCCGTGTGATCATCCGCCGCATCGGGGAACCGGTCCAGACAGACATGCGGATCATGCACGCCCTGCGCCGGGCCGGCGTGCATCCGGGCGCGGTGGTGGGCGTGGAGCGTTCGCTGGGCGGCGGGGTGCTGATCGGCAGCCACGGCGAGACGGCCGAGCTGGACCTGGGCGTGGCCTCGCACATCTTCGTGGCCGCCCGGTAA
- a CDS encoding CapA family protein, protein MAGPIRGHWTTRAALTGLAGLALAGLALWGCRSSWEDGRAGGSHTGTGTAHVPRAFTVLASGDVLIHDTVAAQAAAHARHAGRPGYDFRPLLRDARPVIQGADLAICHLEVPLAAPGGPYRYYPLFSAPPQVADALKDAGYDTCSTASNHALDQGAAGVRRTLDRLDQVGLRHTGSARSAAEAARVNLLQVRGVPVAHLSYAYGFNGIPLPAGMPWLANQIDAGRILAEAWRARSAGAQVVIVSLHWGSEYQHEPTPEQRALARQLLGDPAVDLIVGHHAHVVQPFERIGDKWVAYGLGNQLAEQFSLRNPATQETVYARFRFTEPEPGRWRVTRAEYLPMVIHRPPLRIVDPRRALRDPDVPAGDRVRYENALRAIQRNVLRLGADRAGLRLG, encoded by the coding sequence ATGGCCGGTCCGATCCGGGGGCACTGGACCACCCGCGCCGCGCTGACCGGCCTCGCCGGGTTGGCGCTGGCCGGTCTCGCGTTGTGGGGCTGCCGCTCCAGCTGGGAGGACGGCCGTGCGGGAGGTTCCCACACGGGCACCGGCACGGCGCACGTGCCCCGTGCGTTCACCGTGCTGGCCAGCGGGGACGTGCTGATCCACGACACCGTCGCGGCCCAGGCGGCCGCGCACGCGCGGCACGCCGGCCGGCCCGGGTACGACTTCCGGCCCCTGCTGCGGGACGCCAGGCCGGTGATTCAGGGCGCGGACCTGGCGATCTGCCACCTCGAAGTGCCGCTCGCCGCGCCCGGCGGCCCCTACCGGTACTACCCCCTGTTCAGCGCGCCCCCGCAGGTCGCCGACGCGCTGAAGGACGCCGGATACGACACGTGCTCCACCGCGTCCAACCACGCCCTCGACCAGGGCGCGGCCGGGGTGCGCCGCACGCTGGACAGGCTGGACCAGGTGGGGCTGCGACACACCGGCTCGGCCCGGTCGGCCGCCGAGGCCGCCCGCGTCAACCTGCTCCAGGTACGCGGCGTGCCGGTCGCGCATCTGTCCTACGCATACGGGTTCAACGGCATCCCGTTGCCGGCGGGCATGCCGTGGCTGGCCAACCAGATCGACGCGGGGCGGATCCTGGCCGAGGCGTGGCGGGCGCGCTCCGCCGGCGCGCAGGTGGTGATCGTGAGCCTGCACTGGGGGAGCGAGTACCAGCACGAGCCCACGCCGGAACAACGGGCACTCGCCCGGCAGCTGCTCGGCGATCCCGCCGTGGACCTGATCGTCGGGCACCACGCCCACGTGGTACAGCCGTTCGAGCGGATCGGTGACAAGTGGGTCGCCTACGGGCTCGGCAACCAGCTCGCGGAGCAGTTCTCCCTCCGCAACCCGGCCACGCAGGAGACCGTGTACGCCCGGTTCCGCTTCACCGAGCCGGAGCCCGGGCGGTGGCGGGTCACGCGGGCCGAGTACCTGCCCATGGTGATCCACCGGCCGCCGCTGCGGATCGTCGACCCGCGGCGCGCCCTGCGCGACCCGGACGTGCCGGCGGGCGACCGCGTCCGGTACGAGAACGCGCTGCGGGCCATCCAGCGGAACGTGCTCCGGCTGGGCGCCGACCGGGCCGGCCTGCGCCTCGGGTGA
- a CDS encoding bifunctional DNA primase/polymerase encodes MDREALLAAAIRYAEDRHWQVAPGHHLVRRDARVLCSCGRLDCTRPGAHPLSSDWAVEATTSGVRVRQLWGAHPDASIILPAGRMFDVIDVPELAGCLALARLERQGKQLGPVLSTPGRRLQFFVLPGMQKQLPDLVRRLGWKPERLDLRYLGKGEYVVAPPSNAGLALGATHWVRPPVEANRWLPDARELIAPIAYACAR; translated from the coding sequence GTGGATCGCGAGGCGCTGCTCGCGGCGGCCATCCGGTACGCGGAGGACCGGCACTGGCAGGTGGCACCGGGCCACCATCTCGTCCGGCGGGATGCGCGGGTGCTCTGCTCGTGCGGCCGGCTGGACTGCACCCGGCCCGGCGCGCACCCGCTGAGCTCCGACTGGGCGGTCGAGGCGACGACGAGCGGCGTCCGGGTACGGCAGCTGTGGGGCGCGCACCCCGACGCCTCGATCATCCTGCCGGCCGGTCGGATGTTCGACGTGATCGACGTGCCGGAACTCGCCGGCTGCCTGGCGCTCGCCCGGCTGGAACGGCAGGGTAAGCAGCTCGGCCCGGTGCTGTCCACGCCGGGCCGGCGGCTGCAGTTCTTCGTGCTGCCCGGCATGCAGAAGCAACTGCCCGACCTGGTGCGGCGGCTCGGCTGGAAGCCCGAGCGGCTCGACCTCAGATATCTGGGCAAGGGGGAGTACGTGGTGGCCCCGCCGTCGAACGCCGGACTGGCCCTCGGGGCCACGCACTGGGTCCGCCCGCCGGTCGAGGCGAACCGCTGGCTGCCGGACGCGCGGGAGCTGATCGCCCCGATCGCGTACGCCTGCGCCCGCTAG
- a CDS encoding WXG100 family type VII secretion target, with protein MADSFRTGTAEMQQTAQRIEDVAANINGQLSQLQSQIEPLASAWQGMAQQAFMQLMERWREDVTKLNQALSSIAEMMGGAAKKYDATEQAQQSSFTNILGALGG; from the coding sequence ATGGCTGATTCCTTCCGCACTGGCACTGCTGAGATGCAGCAGACCGCCCAGCGCATCGAGGACGTGGCGGCGAACATCAACGGTCAGCTCTCCCAGCTGCAGAGCCAGATCGAGCCGCTGGCCTCCGCGTGGCAGGGCATGGCGCAGCAGGCGTTCATGCAGCTGATGGAGCGCTGGCGCGAGGACGTGACCAAGCTCAACCAGGCGCTGTCGTCGATCGCCGAGATGATGGGTGGCGCCGCGAAGAAGTACGACGCGACCGAGCAGGCGCAGCAGAGTTCCTTCACCAACATCCTCGGCGCCCTCGGCGGCTGA
- a CDS encoding WXG100 family type VII secretion target — translation MSGSYIKVSFSTLEGGAQSCRSTAGQIRQQLDDLRAEVQRLAGEWEGEAQAAYQAKQQQWDQAAGDLQQVLERIATALSEAAQQYQATEQANAAIWGG, via the coding sequence ATGAGCGGCAGCTACATCAAGGTAAGCTTCAGCACCCTCGAGGGCGGGGCGCAGTCCTGCCGGTCGACCGCCGGCCAGATCCGTCAGCAGCTCGACGACCTGCGCGCCGAGGTCCAGCGCCTCGCCGGGGAGTGGGAGGGCGAGGCGCAGGCCGCCTACCAGGCCAAGCAGCAGCAGTGGGACCAGGCCGCGGGTGACCTGCAGCAGGTTCTGGAGCGCATCGCGACCGCGCTGAGCGAGGCGGCGCAGCAGTACCAGGCGACGGAGCAGGCCAACGCCGCGATCTGGGGCGGCTGA